In the genome of Neisseria animaloris, one region contains:
- the truC gene encoding tRNA pseudouridine(65) synthase TruC — translation MLEIIYRNAYCIAVNKPAGMLVHRSWLDSRETQFVMQTLRDQIGRHVYPVHRLDRPTSGVLLFALDSKSAHGLTQQFAAQTVQKTYWAVVRGYLNGAGRIDYPLKEEADKIADLFADPDKPAQPAVTDYRCLAQTEQPFQSAARYPTSRYSWVELTPHTGRKHQLRRHMKHIFHPIVGDTTHGDTAQNRAVAANTGTTRLMLHARSLTFRCLESSNTVRLVAGADEQWQKLAKAFGWPHDAV, via the coding sequence ATGCTCGAAATCATCTACCGCAACGCCTACTGCATCGCCGTCAACAAACCCGCCGGCATGCTGGTACACCGAAGCTGGCTCGACAGCCGCGAAACACAGTTTGTCATGCAGACCCTGCGCGACCAGATAGGCCGCCATGTGTATCCCGTCCACCGCCTCGACCGCCCGACATCCGGCGTGCTGCTGTTCGCACTCGACAGCAAAAGCGCACACGGCCTCACACAGCAATTTGCCGCCCAAACCGTGCAGAAAACTTATTGGGCGGTGGTGCGCGGTTATCTGAACGGAGCAGGGCGCATCGACTATCCGCTCAAAGAAGAAGCCGATAAAATCGCCGACCTGTTTGCCGACCCCGACAAACCCGCACAACCCGCCGTTACCGATTACCGCTGCCTCGCCCAAACCGAGCAGCCGTTCCAATCCGCCGCCCGTTATCCGACTTCCCGCTATTCATGGGTGGAGCTGACACCGCATACCGGCCGCAAACACCAGCTCCGCCGCCACATGAAACACATTTTCCACCCGATTGTGGGCGACACCACCCACGGCGATACCGCCCAAAACCGTGCCGTTGCCGCAAACACCGGCACCACGCGGCTGATGCTGCATGCACGTTCGCTAACGTTCCGATGCCTTGAAAGCAGTAACACCGTGCGGCTGGTTGCCGGTGCAGACGAACAGTGGCAGAAGCTCGCGAAAGCATTCGGTTGGCCGCACGATGCCGTCTGA
- the udk gene encoding uridine kinase, whose protein sequence is MFKKPIIIGVAGGSGSGKTTVARALFEQFSGYPITIIEQDYYYNDQATMPFEERLRQNYDHPGAFDNALLYRHLQLLLQRETVELPQYDYKSYTRAPHTKRQEPVDVIIVEGVLALHDEKVRSLMDIKLFVDTAADLRFIRRLLRDQAERGRSVESVVNQYIGQVRPMHNQFVEPTKRHADMIIPSEQPNNVAIDILVAKIRSILAQENETSDTSS, encoded by the coding sequence ATGTTTAAAAAACCCATCATCATCGGCGTGGCCGGCGGTTCCGGTTCGGGCAAAACCACCGTTGCACGCGCATTGTTCGAGCAATTCAGCGGCTATCCGATTACCATTATCGAACAAGATTACTACTACAACGATCAGGCCACCATGCCTTTTGAAGAAAGGCTGCGCCAGAATTACGACCACCCCGGCGCATTCGACAACGCCTTGCTTTACCGGCACCTGCAACTGCTGCTGCAACGCGAAACGGTGGAACTGCCGCAATACGACTACAAAAGCTACACCCGCGCACCGCACACCAAACGGCAAGAGCCCGTCGACGTGATCATCGTCGAAGGCGTGCTGGCCCTGCATGATGAAAAAGTGCGCAGCCTGATGGACATCAAACTGTTTGTCGATACCGCCGCCGACCTGCGCTTTATCCGCCGCCTGTTACGCGATCAGGCCGAAAGAGGGCGTTCGGTGGAATCGGTTGTCAACCAATATATCGGGCAGGTGCGGCCGATGCACAACCAATTCGTCGAGCCTACCAAACGTCACGCCGACATGATTATCCCAAGCGAACAACCGAATAACGTCGCCATAGACATTCTGGTCGCCAAAATCCGCTCGATTCTGGCACAGGAAAACGAAACCTCCGACACGTCAAGCTGA
- a CDS encoding DegV family protein: MSHSYSFYRCAVLATSTSALDNVVDRDSPIHILRPTVHLDGREYADWLDLKPEEFHEWLLSHPAEEASTSPPSPESLRNTFNYLKTQGYHEAIVTTVSGKVSQTAAIIQEIAEEMVHDLKIYVVDTGMICMPEGFFAFEAVRLLKEGKTPEEVVEYLEKLKPRCQVLFGLHSLKQLTRTGTLERLGASFNDWLGLKNILRFSQSGVSRVTTVPDSEDMIDSLIETVADTIKDINPADLVICGSYCGNHEMYQRFTQKLHQKTGLHLECGKPVSPAVGVHIGENAIGVGIVERLPA, from the coding sequence ATGTCGCATTCATATTCTTTTTACCGTTGCGCAGTTTTAGCCACATCCACAAGTGCCTTGGACAATGTGGTCGACCGCGACAGCCCTATCCATATCTTGCGCCCCACCGTCCATCTGGACGGGCGCGAATATGCCGACTGGCTTGATTTGAAACCGGAAGAATTTCACGAATGGCTGCTTTCCCATCCCGCCGAAGAAGCATCCACTTCGCCACCGTCGCCGGAATCATTGCGCAACACATTCAACTATCTGAAAACGCAAGGCTATCACGAAGCAATCGTTACTACCGTGAGCGGCAAGGTAAGCCAAACCGCCGCGATTATCCAAGAAATTGCCGAAGAGATGGTTCACGATCTGAAAATCTATGTTGTCGACACCGGCATGATCTGCATGCCCGAAGGTTTTTTCGCTTTTGAAGCCGTGCGCCTGCTCAAAGAGGGCAAAACGCCGGAAGAAGTGGTGGAATACCTCGAAAAGCTCAAACCGCGCTGCCAAGTGCTGTTCGGCTTGCATTCTTTAAAACAACTCACCCGCACCGGCACGTTGGAGCGGCTGGGAGCATCTTTCAACGATTGGCTGGGGTTGAAAAACATATTGCGTTTCTCGCAAAGCGGCGTTTCGCGCGTTACCACAGTGCCGGACAGCGAAGATATGATCGATTCCCTCATCGAAACCGTTGCCGACACCATTAAAGACATCAACCCCGCCGATTTGGTGATATGCGGCAGCTATTGCGGCAACCACGAAATGTATCAACGGTTTACCCAAAAACTCCATCAGAAAACCGGCCTGCATTTGGAATGCGGCAAACCGGTTTCCCCCGCAGTAGGCGTGCATATAGGCGAAAACGCCATCGGCGTGGGTATTGTGGAACGTTTGCCGGCATAA
- the murA gene encoding UDP-N-acetylglucosamine 1-carboxyvinyltransferase: protein MDKLKISANGPLNGEITVSGAKNAALPLMCAGLLTAGTLRLKNVPMLRDVKTTQKLLQGMGARVLTDNVHEFEINGGTVNNTVAPYELVKTMRASILVLGPTLARFGEAQVSLPGGCAIGSRPVDQHLKGLEAMGAEITIEHGYVKAKGRLKGARVVMDVVTVGGTENLLMAATLAEGTTILENCAIEPEVVDLAECLVKMGAKISGIGTPTMTVEGVKELHGCEHSVVPDRIEAGTFLCAVAMTGGKVVLRNAAPKTMEVVLDKLVEAGAVIEAGDDWISIDMQQRPKAVDIRTMPHPGFPTDMQAQFMVMNAIAEGNGKVVETIFENRFMHVPELNRMGANITAEGNTAIVKGVERLSGATVMATDLRASASLVMAGLVADGETIVERIYHLDRGYEHIETKLGKVGAKIERIS from the coding sequence GTGGATAAACTCAAAATCTCCGCCAACGGCCCGTTAAACGGCGAAATCACCGTATCCGGTGCTAAAAATGCCGCCCTGCCGCTGATGTGCGCAGGCTTGCTTACCGCAGGTACTTTGCGCCTGAAAAACGTACCCATGCTGCGCGACGTGAAAACCACCCAAAAACTGCTGCAAGGCATGGGAGCGCGCGTGCTGACCGACAATGTGCACGAATTTGAAATCAACGGCGGCACGGTCAACAACACCGTTGCCCCGTATGAATTGGTGAAAACCATGCGTGCTTCGATTCTGGTGCTCGGCCCCACGCTGGCACGCTTCGGCGAAGCCCAAGTGAGTTTGCCCGGCGGCTGCGCCATCGGTTCGCGCCCCGTCGACCAACACTTGAAAGGCTTGGAAGCGATGGGCGCGGAAATCACCATCGAACACGGCTACGTGAAAGCCAAAGGCCGTCTGAAAGGCGCGCGCGTGGTAATGGATGTGGTTACCGTGGGCGGCACCGAAAACCTGCTGATGGCCGCCACTTTGGCCGAAGGCACCACCATTTTGGAAAATTGCGCCATCGAGCCCGAAGTGGTGGATTTGGCCGAATGCTTGGTCAAAATGGGCGCGAAAATCAGTGGTATCGGCACGCCGACCATGACCGTCGAAGGCGTGAAAGAATTGCACGGCTGCGAGCACAGCGTCGTGCCCGACCGCATTGAAGCAGGCACTTTCCTGTGCGCCGTCGCCATGACCGGCGGCAAAGTGGTGTTGCGCAACGCTGCACCGAAAACCATGGAAGTGGTGCTGGATAAACTGGTGGAAGCCGGTGCCGTTATCGAAGCAGGCGACGACTGGATTTCCATCGACATGCAGCAACGCCCCAAAGCCGTGGATATCCGCACCATGCCGCACCCGGGTTTCCCCACCGACATGCAGGCGCAGTTTATGGTGATGAACGCCATCGCCGAAGGCAACGGCAAAGTGGTGGAAACCATTTTTGAAAACCGCTTCATGCACGTGCCTGAATTGAACCGCATGGGCGCGAACATTACCGCCGAAGGCAATACCGCGATTGTGAAAGGCGTGGAAAGATTGTCCGGCGCCACCGTGATGGCCACCGACCTGCGCGCTTCCGCCAGCTTGGTGATGGCGGGCTTGGTGGCCGACGGCGAAACCATCGTCGAACGCATCTACCACCTCGACCGCGGTTACGAGCATATCGAAACCAAACTCGGCAAAGTGGGCGCGAAAATCGAGCGTATTTCGTAA